In Colletotrichum higginsianum IMI 349063 chromosome 1, whole genome shotgun sequence, one genomic interval encodes:
- a CDS encoding Cytochrome P450 encodes MATANNSYSNQSWGPLDTLQAIPSPLEKPVPYFITAFLLFVFYFSIQQTEQTPHTDLPILNPRHKWDFAWLKVKWDFIFKVRHVVEERTKTNPDEPYQVLTDAGDMTILPAVPFANEIRNHEDLSFDRVLDKASFPWDCTTYRARNFHAYLPGFEPLKEANSQKAVLKYVIRTRLTQFLSKLTAPVSDETTASLNDVIGEEKEWQTVVIKEEMLKVVARVSTRVFGGEKLSRNQEWLKITSEYARTSFLASELLRIFPKPLRSFVHQINPLSRKLQAQVKEAREIINPIVEERRVEKKAALDRGEEEPEYNDCLEWCEESCEDASSDPAMMQLGLSFAALHTTSDLITQVMLDLAKYPDYFEPLRKEVTDVIRTDGWSRMGLYKMRLLDSFCKETQRLHPLGIVAMHREVTKPVTLSNGLELPEGSRIAVSCHRMRDSSVYLDPNRFDGNRYLRMRESLGAGNDGAAHFVSTSPEHLGFGHGQHACPGRFFAANEVKIILCHLLLKYDWRLAAEARPNSVNFGFTIEVDPKAKIEIRRRTGDLGLKA; translated from the exons ATGGCTACCGCCAACAACTCCTATTCCAACCAGTCTTGGGGGCCCCTCGACACGCTGCAGGCCATCCCAAGCCCTCTAGAGAAGCCGGTTCCTTATTTCATCACGGCTTTCCTTTTGTTCGTCTTTTATTTCTCTATCCAGCAGACGGAGCAGACGCCTCACACCGACCTGCCCATACTCAACCCGCGCCACAAGTGGGATTTCGCCTGGTTGAAGGTCAAATGGGACTTCATTTTCAAGGTCCGACACGTTGTGGAGGAGAGGACCAAGACCAACCCCGATGAGCCTTACCAGGTTCTCACCGATGCCGGGGATATGACGATTCTGCCGGCGGTGCCCTTTGCCAACGAGATCCGCAACCACGAGGATCTCAGCTTCGACCGCGTTCTGGACAAGGCAAGTTTTCCTTGGGACTGCACTACCTACAGAGCCAGG AACTTCCATGCTTACCTGCCTGGTTTTGAGCCATTGAAGGAAGCCAACTCGCAAAAGGCGGTTCTCAAATACGTCATCCGGACAAGATTGACCCAGTTCTTGT CCAAGCTGACGGCTCCCGTGTCCGACGAGACGACCGCTTCCCTGAACGACGTCATCGGAGAAGAGAAGG AATGGCAAACCGTCGTGATCAAGGAGGAGATGCTCAAGGTCGTGGCCCGGGTTTCCACTCGCGTCTTTGGCGGAGAGAAGCTCTCCCGCAACCAAGAATGGCTGAAGATCACCTCAGAGTACGCCAGAACCAGCTTTCTCGCCTCGGAACTGCTCCGGATCTTCCCCAAGCCCCTCCGCAGCTTCGTCCACCAGATCAACCCGCTCAGCCGCAAGCTCCAAGCCCAAGTGAAAGAAGCCAGGGAGATCATCAACCCGATAGTCGAGGAGCGCCGcgtggagaagaaggccgcgcTGGACCGCGGGGAAGAGGAGCCCGAGTACAACGACTGCCTCGAGTGGTGCGAGGAGTCTTGCGAAGACGCCAGCTCCGACCCTGCCATGATGCAGCTGGGGCTTTCCTTTGCCGCCCTTCACACGACATCCGATCTCATCACACAGGTGATGCTTGACCTTGCCAAGTACCCTGACTACTTTGAACCCCTCCGAAAGGAAGTCACCGACGTGATCCGCACCGACGGATGGTCGCGTATGGGTCTCTACAAGATGCGCCTCCTCGACTCTTTCTGCAAGGAGACCCAGCGCCTGCACCCCCTTGGGATCG TTGCCATGCACCGAGAGGTCACCAAGCCCGTGACCCTCTCCAACGGCCTGGAACTCCCGGAGGGCAGCCGCATCGCCGTCAGCTGCCACCGCATGCGGGATTCTTCCGTCTACCTGGACCCCAACCGCTTCGACGGAAACCGCTACCTCCGCATGCGCGAGtctctcggcgccggcaacgacGGAGCCGCCCACTTCGTCAGCACCTCGCCCGAAcacctcggcttcggccacgGCCAGCACGCGTGCCCGGGtcgcttcttcgccgccaacgaggtCAAGATCATCCTCTgccacctcctcctcaagTACGACTGGCggctggcggccgaggcccGGCCCAACTCGGTCAACTTTGGCTTCACCATCGAGGTCGACCccaaggccaagatcgagaTCAGGCGGAGGACCGGCGACTTGGGGCTCAAGGCGTAG
- a CDS encoding Carboxylic ester hydrolase, producing MWQGSHLAFLLAAANVFAPGVQAVDPLVDLGYAQFQGAVTDAKLGVTTWKGIQYAAPPVGDLRFAAPADPVQTGLINATVHGHICPPQQPNDWTVSGTYSRFTVDEDCLYLSVTAPSKAKADSRLPVVFFLQGGGFGSNSNANWDASEIASDGNVIVVQINYRVGMYGFLQSEEVRAGGSLNAGIKDMIKALEWVQTNIAKFGGNPEQVVLDGVSAGGSAVGLLMAADTGGKQLFAGGIAESGGWVTMRSMEQGQGQYDCLAKEKGCSDSADSLACLRALNQSAVRSSSCWFNPGIDGELFTDSMVNLFKQGKYTKVPTIWGSCAQEGTMYSAPQSTNSTEEANKWLLGQDPSLSNASLAILDDLYINVPQPVYPDSGVKWRQAANAIGDVGNHCIIRNIQDYFARDEVPTYNYKYAVQDPKSEAEGFGAYHTVNTYAFWGPNRTDGSAPASYFDINKPIVSQFRKYWVSFIRNLDPNTDREKGAAEWRPFTGPEGRERLFVQTNNTHMERMSTAQALRCDVVRPFSENLGKPVDEGAVTELDATLAAGINSTTEDTKFKKRHVRQFSKYY from the coding sequence ATGTGGCAGGGATCACACCTCGCTTTcttgctcgccgccgcgaacGTCTTCGCCCCAggcgtccaggccgtcgatcccctcgtcgacctcgggtACGCCCAGTTCCAGGGAGCCGTCACCGATGCCAAGCTGGGCGTGACAACCTGGAAGGGCATCCAGTATGCCGCTCCCCCCGTTGGAGATCTCCGCTtcgccgcgcccgccgacCCCGTTCAGACCGGCTTGATCAACGCCACCGTCCATGGCCACATCTGCCCTCCCCAGCAGCCCAACGATTGGACCGTGTCCGGCACCTACTCGCGCTTcacggtcgacgaggactgCCTCTACCTGAGCGTCACGGCTCCgtccaaggccaaggccgactCCAGGCTTCctgtcgtcttcttcctccaggGCGGTGGGTTCGGTTCCAACTCGAACGCCAACTGGGACGCCAGCGAGATCGCGTCCGACGGCAACGTCATCGTCGTGCAGATCAACTACCGCGTCGGCATGTACGGCTTTTTGCAGAGCGAGGAggtccgcgccggcggcagcctcaACGCCGGCATCAAGGACATGATCAAGGCCCTGGAGTGGGTTCAGACCAACATTGCCAAGTTCGGCGGCAACCCCGAGcaggtcgtcctcgacggcgtcagcgCTGGCGGCTCGGCCGTGGGTCTCCTGATGGCCGCCGACACGGGCGGCAAGCAGCTCTTTGCTGGCGGCATTGCCGAGTCCGGCGGCTGGGTGACGATGCGGTCGATGGAGCAAGGCCAGGGTCAGTACGACTGCctcgccaaggagaagggctGCTCCGACTCTGCGGACTCGTTGGCATGCCTCCGTGCCCTGAACCAGTCCGCCGTCCggtcctcgagctgctggtTCAACCCGGGgatcgacggcgagctcttCACCGACAGCATGGTCAACCTCTTCAAGCAGGGCAAGTATACAAAGGTCCCGACCATCTGGGGCTCTTGCGCCCAGGAGGGCACCATGTACTCTGCGCCGCAGTCGACCAACTCTACTGAGGAGGCCAACAAATGGCTTCTCGGCCAGGACCCGTCTCTGTCCAACGCCTCCCTCGCCATTCTTGATGATCTCTACATCAACGTGCCGCAGCCGGTGTACCCCGACTCCGGAGTCAAGTGGCGTCAGGCGGCCAACGccatcggcgacgtcggcaaCCACTGCATCATCCGCAACATCCAGGACTACTTCGCGCGCGACGAGGTGCCGACGTACAACTACAAGTACGCCGTCCAGGACCCCAagtccgaggccgagggctTCGGGGCCTACCACACGGTGAACACGTACGCCTTCTGGGGCCCCAACCGCACCGACGGCAGCGCGCCCGCCTCCTACTTCGATATCAACAAGCCCATCGTCTCGCAGTTCCGCAAGTACTGGGTCTCCTTCATCCGCAACCTGGACCCCAACACCGACCGCGAgaagggcgccgccgagtgGAGGCCCTTCACCGGCCCCGAGGGCCGCGAGAGGCTCTTTGTGCAGACCAACAACACCCACATGGAGAGGATGAGCACCGCGCAGGCGCTCCGCTGCGACGTTGTGCGGCCCTTTTCCGAGAACCTGGGCAagcccgtcgacgagggcgcggtCACGGAGCTGGATGCGACTTTGGCTGCCGGCATCAACAGCACGACCGAAGACACAAAATTCAAGAAGAGACACGTTAGACAGTTCTCCAAGTATTACTAG